A window of Paenibacillus sp. 19GGS1-52 contains these coding sequences:
- a CDS encoding glycoside hydrolase family 3 N-terminal domain-containing protein, with amino-acid sequence MLIYKDKTKPTEERVNHLLGLMTLEEKVGQLIQPFGWQAYEHKDGVISLTENFKQQIEQAGIGSLYGMLRADPWTGVTLANGLSAKQGAEAVNEVQRYAMEHSRLGIPILIGEECSHGHMAIGATVFPVPLSIGSSWNVDLYREVCRAVALETRSQGGAVTYSPVLDVVRDPRWGRTEECFGEDAYLISELAVASVEGLQGESLNSQASVAATVKHFVGYGSSEGGRNAGPVHMGWRELYEVDLLPFRKAVEAGAASVMPAYNEIDGVPCTTNNVLLEDILRQAWGFDGLIITDCGAIEMLAAGHDVAEDGLDAAIQAISVGIDMEMSGEMFSKHLAAAVEINRLDISVIDRAVRRVLTLKFRLGLFEQPFADPERAQEVIGCEEHQQLARQMAGESIILLKNEGGLLPLSATSGTLAVIGPNADAGYNQLGDYTSPQERSKVTTVLGGILSKLKQEPERVLYAPGCRIKGDSKEGFAAAISCAEQADTIVMVVGGSSARDFGEGSIDLKTGASKVTEHSWSDMDCGEGIDRMSLELSGVQLELIQEIYKLGKPVIVVYINGRPVTEPWIDEHAHAILEAWYPGQAGGHAVADILFGDVNPSGHLTISIPKHVGQLPVYYNGKRSRGKRYLEEDSQPRYPFGFGLSYTNFSYSALTVEPGVIAADETATVSVEVTNTGEREGAEVVQLYITDIASKVTRPAQELKGFSKIKLAPGESRTVEFKVGAEQLQYIGIDYQPVVEPGAFNIRVGPQVNDTLSADLQVREDSYGTN; translated from the coding sequence ATGCTGATCTACAAAGACAAGACGAAACCAACTGAAGAGCGGGTTAATCATCTGCTCGGACTGATGACTTTGGAAGAGAAGGTCGGTCAGTTGATCCAGCCTTTTGGCTGGCAGGCCTATGAGCATAAAGATGGAGTAATTTCACTTACTGAGAATTTCAAGCAACAGATTGAACAAGCAGGTATTGGCTCATTGTATGGCATGCTTCGTGCAGATCCTTGGACAGGTGTGACGCTAGCTAATGGCCTTTCTGCCAAACAGGGTGCTGAGGCTGTCAATGAAGTCCAACGGTATGCGATGGAGCATTCCCGACTCGGGATTCCGATCCTGATTGGGGAAGAGTGCTCGCACGGCCATATGGCGATCGGCGCGACGGTATTTCCAGTGCCGCTATCTATTGGCAGCTCATGGAATGTGGATCTATACCGGGAGGTCTGCCGGGCGGTTGCGTTGGAAACGCGCAGCCAAGGCGGTGCAGTAACCTATTCTCCTGTGCTTGATGTGGTACGCGACCCGCGCTGGGGACGGACCGAGGAATGCTTTGGTGAAGATGCGTATTTAATCAGCGAGCTGGCCGTGGCTTCGGTGGAAGGTCTACAAGGAGAATCACTGAACAGTCAGGCGAGTGTGGCTGCTACAGTGAAGCATTTTGTAGGTTATGGAAGCTCCGAAGGGGGCCGTAACGCCGGGCCTGTACATATGGGCTGGCGCGAATTGTATGAAGTAGATCTGCTGCCATTCAGGAAAGCAGTAGAGGCCGGTGCAGCATCTGTGATGCCCGCCTATAACGAAATAGACGGAGTTCCCTGTACGACGAATAATGTGTTATTGGAGGATATTCTCCGCCAGGCTTGGGGTTTTGACGGTTTAATTATTACCGATTGCGGGGCCATTGAGATGCTGGCAGCAGGTCATGATGTGGCTGAGGACGGACTGGATGCAGCTATACAGGCCATTTCAGTAGGGATAGATATGGAAATGTCCGGCGAAATGTTCAGCAAGCATTTAGCAGCAGCTGTAGAGATCAACAGACTGGATATAAGCGTTATTGACCGTGCAGTACGGCGGGTATTGACACTGAAGTTCAGGCTGGGTTTGTTCGAGCAGCCGTTCGCAGATCCTGAGAGAGCACAAGAGGTCATCGGTTGTGAAGAGCATCAACAGCTTGCCCGCCAGATGGCTGGGGAAAGCATCATTCTGCTTAAGAATGAAGGAGGCCTACTGCCGCTGTCCGCAACCTCCGGAACCCTAGCTGTTATCGGCCCCAATGCGGATGCAGGCTATAATCAGCTCGGAGATTATACCTCTCCACAGGAGCGTTCCAAGGTGACCACTGTGCTAGGTGGTATTCTCAGCAAACTGAAGCAGGAACCGGAACGGGTGCTTTATGCCCCTGGCTGCCGGATTAAAGGCGATTCAAAAGAAGGTTTTGCTGCCGCTATATCCTGTGCGGAGCAGGCTGATACCATCGTGATGGTCGTTGGCGGCTCCAGTGCGCGTGATTTTGGCGAAGGCAGCATTGACCTCAAGACAGGTGCATCCAAAGTAACAGAGCATTCTTGGAGTGATATGGATTGTGGGGAAGGCATAGACCGGATGTCTTTGGAGCTATCCGGCGTGCAGCTTGAACTTATTCAGGAAATATACAAACTCGGCAAGCCTGTAATTGTGGTCTATATTAATGGCCGTCCGGTCACCGAACCTTGGATTGATGAGCATGCTCATGCCATTCTAGAAGCTTGGTATCCAGGACAGGCAGGTGGTCATGCGGTTGCCGACATATTGTTTGGCGATGTGAACCCGTCGGGACATCTGACGATTTCCATACCGAAGCATGTTGGGCAACTGCCGGTATATTACAATGGCAAGCGATCCCGTGGCAAAAGATATCTGGAGGAGGATTCACAGCCTCGTTATCCCTTTGGCTTCGGACTCAGTTATACCAACTTCAGCTACTCCGCCTTAACCGTGGAGCCTGGAGTGATCGCCGCGGACGAAACTGCGACGGTCTCTGTTGAGGTGACGAATACCGGTGAGCGTGAAGGCGCCGAAGTCGTGCAACTATATATTACCGACATCGCCAGTAAAGTGACAAGACCCGCCCAAGAATTGAAAGGCTTCAGCAAAATTAAACTGGCTCCAGGAGAATCACGGACGGTAGAGTTCAAGGTAGGTGCGGAACAACTGCAATATATCGGCATTGATTATCAGCCGGTGGTAGAGCCGGGTGCCTTCAACATTCGGGTAGGCCCGCAGGTAAATGACACACTGAGCGCGGACTTGCAGGTTAGGGAGGATTCGTATGGAACGAATTAA
- a CDS encoding carbohydrate ABC transporter permease: MAEVKRKIRDFHHVSRGWNIVLNIIAAAFAFMCIFPFLFVVIISLTDEKTLATDGYRVFPAKWSLEAYRFVFQSGDTLYRAYGVTILVTVIGTIFSLILMSLYAYAISRKSFRYRGFFSVFAIVTMLFNGGMIPTYMVVSQLMGLKDTLWALILPLAMNAFYIMILRTFYITSVPEAIIESGRIDGAGDFYIFLRIVLPLSLPGLATIGLFSTLGYWNDWFSALLYIDNPNLVPLQSMLMRIESSIQFIQNSQNSSLSMAALQTIPQDTTRMAMVVLATLPIIFAYPFFQRYFVQGLTLGAVKE; encoded by the coding sequence ATGGCAGAGGTAAAAAGAAAAATACGAGATTTTCATCATGTTTCACGTGGCTGGAATATCGTTTTGAATATTATTGCGGCAGCATTTGCCTTCATGTGTATTTTTCCTTTTTTGTTCGTGGTGATTATTTCCCTTACCGATGAGAAAACACTGGCAACGGACGGATATCGGGTTTTTCCGGCCAAGTGGAGTTTGGAGGCGTACCGTTTTGTATTTCAAAGTGGGGATACGCTATATCGGGCTTACGGAGTGACGATTCTGGTCACAGTGATAGGCACCATATTCAGCTTGATTCTCATGTCTCTGTACGCCTATGCCATTTCGCGGAAGAGTTTCCGTTACCGAGGATTCTTCTCTGTGTTTGCAATCGTGACTATGCTGTTTAACGGCGGAATGATTCCGACCTACATGGTGGTATCCCAACTGATGGGTCTGAAGGATACGCTTTGGGCCTTGATTCTGCCACTGGCTATGAATGCTTTTTATATTATGATTCTGCGTACGTTTTATATTACCAGTGTTCCGGAAGCTATTATCGAATCAGGTCGGATTGATGGGGCAGGCGATTTCTATATTTTTCTGCGAATTGTACTGCCGTTGTCGCTACCGGGCCTTGCAACCATTGGTTTGTTCAGTACGCTCGGTTATTGGAACGATTGGTTCAGCGCCTTGTTGTACATCGATAATCCGAATCTGGTGCCGCTGCAATCCATGTTGATGCGGATCGAATCGAGTATCCAGTTTATTCAAAACTCACAGAACAGCTCGCTCAGCATGGCTGCACTTCAAACCATACCGCAGGATACTACCCGCATGGCGATGGTGGTTTTGGCGACGTTGCCGATTATTTTCGCTTATCCATTCTTCCAGCGTTATTTTGTTCAAGGTCTCACCTTAGGTGCCGTCAAGGAATAA
- a CDS encoding ABC transporter permease subunit: protein MAALFKNLVRNKVMLFMVLPGAIWFFFFSYLPLLGTVVAFKQYRFNREGFWASIVTSKWVGWDNFKFLFNGSDAYVITRNTLLYNIAFIVIGLVLSVAMAVLLSELVGKTLAKIYQTGMFLPYFLSWVIVGYFAFSFLSMDRGMVNQILGWFGVERVQWYSDPKYWPYILIFVNLWKAIGYNSVIYLASILGIDRSLYEAAMIDGASKRQQIFNITLPLLSPIIIIMTLLAVGRIFYADFGLFYQVPRDSGTLYSVTNVIDTYVYRGLKTTGEIGMSTAAGLYQSVVGFILVMISNFIVRRMDKDSALF from the coding sequence ATGGCCGCGTTATTCAAAAACCTTGTCAGAAACAAAGTCATGCTATTCATGGTGCTGCCTGGTGCCATTTGGTTTTTCTTTTTTTCTTACCTGCCTCTTCTTGGCACCGTGGTGGCCTTCAAGCAGTACCGCTTCAACCGAGAAGGCTTCTGGGCTAGTATCGTAACGAGCAAGTGGGTGGGATGGGACAATTTCAAGTTCCTGTTTAACGGAAGTGATGCTTATGTCATTACGCGAAATACGTTGCTGTACAACATCGCTTTTATTGTGATCGGATTAGTGCTATCCGTGGCGATGGCTGTTTTATTGTCCGAGCTGGTCGGCAAAACGCTGGCTAAGATTTATCAAACCGGAATGTTTCTTCCGTATTTTCTTTCTTGGGTTATTGTCGGATACTTTGCCTTCAGCTTCCTGAGTATGGACCGCGGCATGGTCAACCAAATCCTTGGCTGGTTCGGTGTCGAGCGAGTACAGTGGTATTCCGATCCTAAATACTGGCCTTATATTTTGATCTTCGTCAATCTGTGGAAGGCTATCGGCTACAACAGCGTTATTTACCTGGCCTCCATTCTGGGAATCGACAGATCGCTTTATGAAGCGGCCATGATTGATGGTGCCAGCAAAAGGCAACAAATCTTTAACATTACGCTCCCGCTGCTTTCTCCAATCATTATTATTATGACACTGCTTGCAGTGGGGCGGATTTTCTACGCCGATTTCGGTTTGTTCTACCAGGTTCCCCGAGATTCAGGCACACTTTATTCCGTAACCAACGTAATTGACACTTATGTATATCGTGGTCTCAAAACGACCGGGGAAATCGGCATGAGTACGGCTGCCGGCCTTTACCAGTCGGTTGTCGGATTTATACTCGTTATGATTTCTAACTTCATTGTACGCAGAATGGATAAAGACAGCGCCTTGTTCTAG
- a CDS encoding ABC transporter substrate-binding protein, with protein MIKSRRSFSFVLAMLMAFVLVLSACGGSKNNAEGNSNEPAAEAPVNLIWYTIGTPQQDVDKVMEAVSKYTLEKINATITMKMVDWGDYPQKMQVNVASGEPMDIIFTASGGFDYVQNARKGAFMEMDDLLEKYGKGIKDTIDPAFLEGSKVDGHNYGIPANKELPQENVWRFNKNLVDKYNLDISNVRSLESLEPLLKTIKEKEPNVTAFGMDKNFLPNLPFDYVIQNLPMAVKLDTTDYKIVNILETPEMKQALTTMHKYYEAGYIAPEAATTGSTNDLTTSGNWFTDMAQTQPLADNLWSASYGYPVVSTPASNSIINNNSVQGSIMAISANSEHPEKAMEFLNLLNTDPVLRNMVDSGIEGEHYKKIDDTHMENLPASKSYDMPSYSLGNNMLLYLNPNDQSDKWEQFKKFNAEGVDSPILSFNFDSTKVATEMAAVQNVKEQFWASLMTGTVDPEEYLPKAIEKFKEAGLDKVIAEAQTQLDAWRAANNK; from the coding sequence ATGATTAAGAGTAGAAGAAGTTTTTCGTTCGTGCTTGCAATGCTTATGGCTTTTGTGCTCGTTCTGAGCGCCTGCGGTGGCAGTAAGAACAATGCTGAAGGCAACAGCAACGAACCAGCAGCAGAAGCACCTGTTAACCTGATTTGGTACACAATTGGTACGCCGCAACAAGACGTTGACAAGGTTATGGAAGCAGTCAGCAAGTATACGCTAGAGAAAATCAATGCCACAATTACGATGAAAATGGTTGACTGGGGCGACTATCCACAGAAGATGCAAGTGAACGTAGCCTCCGGCGAACCTATGGATATTATTTTTACAGCCTCGGGTGGATTCGACTATGTACAGAACGCCAGAAAAGGCGCATTCATGGAAATGGATGACTTGCTTGAAAAATATGGCAAGGGCATCAAAGACACGATTGATCCTGCTTTCCTGGAAGGCTCCAAGGTTGACGGACACAATTACGGTATTCCGGCTAATAAGGAACTCCCACAGGAAAATGTGTGGCGCTTCAATAAAAATCTCGTCGATAAATATAATCTAGACATTTCTAATGTGCGCTCCCTGGAAAGCTTGGAGCCTCTACTGAAGACAATTAAGGAAAAAGAACCTAATGTAACTGCGTTTGGTATGGACAAAAACTTCCTTCCGAATCTTCCTTTTGATTACGTTATTCAAAATCTGCCAATGGCTGTTAAGCTGGACACGACGGATTATAAGATTGTAAATATTCTCGAAACTCCTGAAATGAAGCAAGCCCTTACTACAATGCATAAATATTATGAAGCCGGATATATCGCTCCTGAAGCGGCAACAACGGGTTCGACGAATGATCTGACAACCTCTGGCAATTGGTTCACTGACATGGCGCAGACTCAGCCGCTTGCCGATAATTTATGGTCAGCAAGTTACGGATATCCAGTAGTATCCACACCTGCAAGTAATTCAATCATTAATAACAACTCCGTTCAAGGTTCGATCATGGCGATTTCTGCCAATTCCGAGCATCCAGAAAAAGCTATGGAATTTCTGAACCTGCTCAATACGGATCCTGTACTTCGCAATATGGTTGACTCCGGTATTGAAGGAGAGCATTACAAGAAGATTGATGATACCCATATGGAAAATCTGCCAGCGTCAAAAAGTTATGATATGCCTTCTTATTCCTTGGGAAACAACATGCTGTTGTATCTTAACCCAAATGACCAGAGCGACAAATGGGAGCAATTCAAGAAGTTTAATGCAGAAGGCGTAGATTCCCCAATCTTGAGTTTCAACTTTGATAGCACAAAAGTAGCAACCGAGATGGCGGCGGTGCAGAACGTGAAGGAGCAATTCTGGGCATCGCTGATGACCGGAACCGTAGATCCTGAAGAGTATCTGCCGAAAGCGATCGAAAAATTCAAAGAGGCTGGTCTCGACAAGGTAATTGCTGAAGCCCAAACTCAACTTGATGCATGGAGAGCTGCGAATAACAAGTAA
- a CDS encoding response regulator transcription factor, translated as MYKIFIVDDEPFIIEGLYDILDWPSLGLEIVGHAENGRQALDSLASTPVDVLITDISMPIMNGLTLISEARKLHKELKVIILSGFNEFDYLKEGMKLGIENYLLKPINIEELESTLRNTVEKLDSVRSEELYSAFDVQILKDNTLYRWLTGQIAAAEFAERAELIGLLLNGPYIVVAVLRAEGDPTESFEWIRQRLIDEQEITLFRDVDGEMVMISSLQNWAEGKRKFVVLLEQLSRELAEANRFVQIGIGSVGQLPEEASLSYNEAKRALEYYMIHPDRQIIEYQSFEADGGIGREYPIQWEEYAKLILAKDQEGLTNRIQNDFEQMQKVEGVQPEDLQNAAIELVVRFKMELEHIKYTDESDIFKRGLTSVRSSAKIADLVESIQNVAKETVGSLLQDIKNPVVNQVLGYIHSQYANELSLKTLGAQYHIHPVYLGQLFHKETGDSFAEYINKYRIEKAKQQLKNTNLKVHEIARNVGYWETGYFYKQFRKYVGISPTDYKALG; from the coding sequence ATGTATAAAATATTTATTGTTGATGATGAGCCATTTATCATTGAAGGTTTATACGATATCCTGGATTGGCCATCGCTAGGTCTGGAAATTGTCGGGCATGCGGAGAATGGACGGCAGGCGCTGGATTCATTGGCCTCTACTCCTGTAGATGTGCTTATTACCGATATATCTATGCCAATCATGAACGGTCTTACCCTGATCTCCGAAGCTCGGAAACTACATAAGGAGCTGAAGGTCATTATCCTTAGCGGCTTCAATGAATTCGATTATCTTAAAGAAGGCATGAAGCTGGGGATTGAGAACTATCTTCTGAAACCCATTAATATCGAAGAGCTGGAATCTACGCTGCGCAATACGGTGGAGAAGCTGGACAGTGTAAGGTCAGAAGAGCTGTACAGCGCATTTGACGTTCAGATCCTAAAGGATAATACGTTGTATCGCTGGTTGACCGGGCAGATCGCCGCCGCTGAGTTTGCGGAGCGGGCAGAGTTGATCGGACTCTTGTTAAACGGGCCTTATATTGTGGTTGCCGTTCTTCGGGCGGAAGGTGATCCGACGGAAAGCTTTGAATGGATTCGTCAGCGGCTCATTGATGAGCAGGAGATTACACTTTTTCGCGATGTTGACGGAGAAATGGTCATGATTAGTTCATTACAGAACTGGGCCGAAGGAAAAAGAAAATTTGTTGTATTGCTTGAGCAACTGTCCCGTGAGCTGGCGGAAGCGAACCGGTTCGTTCAAATTGGGATCGGAAGTGTAGGTCAGCTGCCCGAAGAAGCCTCTCTCAGCTATAACGAAGCCAAACGGGCGCTGGAATACTATATGATTCACCCCGATCGCCAAATCATCGAATATCAGTCGTTTGAGGCAGACGGCGGCATAGGCCGCGAATACCCTATCCAGTGGGAAGAATATGCCAAGCTGATTCTGGCCAAGGATCAGGAAGGTCTGACGAATCGAATCCAGAACGATTTTGAGCAGATGCAAAAGGTTGAAGGCGTTCAGCCTGAGGATTTGCAAAATGCGGCGATAGAGCTTGTAGTAAGATTCAAAATGGAATTGGAGCATATCAAATATACGGACGAATCGGACATCTTCAAGAGAGGTCTTACCAGTGTCCGGAGCAGTGCAAAGATAGCCGACTTGGTAGAGTCTATCCAGAATGTGGCGAAAGAAACGGTCGGTTCGCTGCTGCAGGATATCAAGAACCCGGTTGTGAATCAGGTGCTTGGTTATATTCACAGCCAGTATGCTAATGAGCTTTCGCTGAAGACGCTGGGGGCCCAGTATCATATTCACCCCGTGTACCTGGGTCAGCTGTTTCATAAGGAGACCGGAGATTCCTTTGCGGAATATATCAACAAATATCGTATTGAAAAGGCCAAACAGCAGTTGAAGAATACCAACTTGAAGGTACATGAAATCGCTCGTAATGTGGGCTATTGGGAAACAGGTTATTTCTATAAGCAATTCAGAAAATATGTGGGGATTTCCCCAACAGATTATAAAGCACTTGGCTAA
- a CDS encoding sensor histidine kinase, producing the protein MLPGNIYRKYLKHNVFMKIILLFSAIAVVTIITFSYLMFKVMSEAAVQRQMDVQKRAIESVGNYIGGKYESVQTTMRDIYRDSELAANTSYFLEHPYQDYVNYRLDRFYKENSSPTDTVTYFQNKVEDDSDIRSLILYSADQQQLYAYNSRKQFKIISTNAARSFVPDVMYPQESSTVSGTNIWVRKTVGLPDLPMYSIRVPINSKQSLRNIGQLVIYFDTEKIWNSLASYKEDLKGSILVLSGDGEVLFDSSGAYYGRKYPYIEQVNSVYDNGVKEEGMTYTKLTQSQGGFTVLSAVPKRDLAKTYRGLQNTILTISSICILFAILIPSLFISNFAKRTHGIIRFTRKVRNGDLAARITDVREDELGQISKSFNDMLDELNLYIERVYKAEIKQKQTELVALQARISPHFLYNTLEVIRMRAISQGAKDVGEMIYSLSVLFKSLVQQKKIYTLKDELEACRLYLELFRIRYKDKFNYTITADPKLESKSVIKLSLQPLIENFIVHGIKTERFDNQLAIDVTEEGDALVAVVTDNGAGIEPERMAEILEELEKPEETGQMFGLRSVHSRLRFLYGPSYGIEIESSLGEGTTIKVRYPVREGTDAEDV; encoded by the coding sequence ATGCTCCCGGGGAATATTTATAGAAAATATCTTAAACACAATGTATTTATGAAAATCATTCTGCTGTTCTCAGCCATCGCAGTGGTAACGATTATTACGTTCTCCTATTTGATGTTTAAGGTTATGTCGGAGGCGGCGGTGCAGAGACAAATGGATGTGCAGAAGCGGGCGATTGAGAGCGTCGGCAATTACATCGGAGGCAAATATGAATCGGTGCAGACGACGATGCGGGATATTTACAGAGACAGTGAACTCGCAGCCAACACATCCTATTTTCTGGAGCATCCGTACCAAGACTATGTAAACTACAGATTAGACCGTTTCTATAAGGAGAACAGTTCACCAACTGATACGGTGACCTACTTTCAGAATAAAGTGGAGGATGATTCTGATATCCGCAGCTTAATCTTATACAGCGCCGATCAACAGCAATTGTATGCTTACAACAGCAGGAAGCAGTTTAAAATCATCTCCACCAACGCGGCCCGGTCTTTTGTGCCCGACGTTATGTATCCGCAGGAAAGCTCCACCGTTTCCGGTACGAACATTTGGGTACGGAAAACGGTCGGATTGCCCGATCTGCCGATGTACTCCATTCGCGTGCCGATTAATAGCAAGCAGTCGCTGCGTAATATCGGCCAATTGGTCATTTATTTTGATACGGAGAAGATATGGAATAGCCTGGCTAGTTATAAAGAAGACTTGAAAGGATCGATCCTTGTGCTTTCGGGAGACGGTGAAGTATTGTTTGATTCTTCAGGCGCTTATTATGGGCGAAAATACCCGTATATCGAGCAGGTTAATTCCGTCTATGATAATGGCGTCAAAGAGGAAGGGATGACTTATACCAAGCTGACCCAAAGCCAAGGGGGATTTACGGTGCTGAGCGCGGTGCCCAAGCGGGATCTCGCTAAGACGTATCGTGGATTGCAGAATACAATTCTGACGATAAGCTCGATTTGTATCCTGTTTGCCATTCTGATTCCTTCGTTGTTCATCAGCAATTTCGCCAAGCGGACGCATGGAATTATCCGTTTTACCAGAAAGGTGAGAAACGGGGATTTAGCAGCGCGGATTACCGATGTGCGGGAGGATGAGCTTGGACAGATTTCCAAGAGCTTCAACGATATGCTGGACGAACTTAATTTGTATATTGAAAGGGTCTATAAAGCAGAAATTAAGCAGAAGCAGACAGAGCTTGTAGCGCTGCAGGCACGGATTAGTCCGCATTTTCTATATAACACGCTTGAGGTTATCCGGATGAGGGCAATCTCCCAAGGGGCGAAGGATGTAGGCGAAATGATCTATAGCTTATCTGTGCTGTTTAAAAGCCTGGTGCAGCAGAAAAAGATATATACGCTGAAAGACGAGTTGGAGGCTTGCCGTTTATATCTGGAGCTCTTCAGAATCCGCTACAAGGATAAATTCAATTACACCATTACAGCCGATCCAAAGCTGGAGAGCAAGTCGGTCATCAAGCTTTCGCTTCAACCTCTTATCGAGAATTTTATCGTCCACGGCATCAAAACGGAGCGGTTTGACAACCAATTGGCGATTGATGTGACGGAAGAGGGAGATGCACTGGTGGCCGTGGTTACCGATAATGGAGCAGGTATTGAACCGGAAAGAATGGCGGAAATCCTTGAGGAACTGGAGAAACCAGAAGAGACGGGCCAAATGTTTGGACTTCGCAGCGTTCACAGCCGGTTGCGGTTTTTGTACGGCCCGTCTTACGGGATTGAGATAGAGAGCAGCCTTGGCGAAGGGACAACCATCAAAGTACGTTATCCGGTAAGGGAAGGAACAGATGCTGAAGATGTATAA
- a CDS encoding metallophosphoesterase family protein, with protein MFELFRKLGSMKIVLVLVIMGLVVAVEFRVRTEEDGKPESIALTFNGSPQTRMAFTWIAPDKITGTRLEVIAAAKLINAEFPTAGIQSYEGIADTTSVYRSKADKAAGRVIIQRNHKVIADHLQPGTLYAYRAGDGQADHWSAIGTFETESPATKAFQFLYTTDSQGTTEKDFEIWNHTLQQGMAKFPESKFILVAGDLVDSGDIEEQWSWFFNKPQGILANIPLVPLVGNHESSGYTNFSAHFNLPNGSNTGAKPDGSVYSLDYGPAHFMVMNTEYYGGSSDAEIAVVYKQQVEWLRREVATSDKKWKVVFLHKSPYSVALHTQDADVLYFRAQLTKVFDELGIDMVISGHDHTYSRSYQMYNNKPLTDIVPDARGTVVNPAGTLYLLTNAAGNKRYTIADGTFPFAAKYGQTDKEMFTGVTVTDEELSFQAYTTTTKGTTELYDQYSIRKTTPTRKGGF; from the coding sequence ATGTTTGAGTTATTTAGAAAGCTTGGCTCCATGAAGATAGTTCTGGTACTCGTTATAATGGGACTCGTGGTGGCTGTGGAATTTAGGGTTCGCACAGAAGAAGATGGGAAACCTGAATCCATAGCATTAACCTTTAATGGCAGTCCGCAGACCCGTATGGCCTTTACTTGGATTGCTCCAGACAAGATTACAGGAACCAGGCTGGAAGTCATTGCAGCGGCGAAATTAATTAACGCTGAGTTTCCGACAGCCGGAATTCAATCCTATGAAGGAATAGCAGACACGACAAGCGTCTATAGGTCAAAGGCAGATAAAGCTGCCGGCCGTGTCATAATACAGAGAAACCATAAGGTTATCGCGGATCATCTACAGCCGGGAACGTTGTATGCTTACCGTGCCGGCGATGGACAAGCGGATCATTGGAGTGCGATTGGTACATTTGAAACAGAGAGTCCAGCTACTAAAGCCTTTCAATTTCTGTATACCACTGATTCCCAAGGAACTACTGAGAAGGACTTCGAAATCTGGAATCATACCCTTCAACAAGGAATGGCCAAATTCCCAGAGAGCAAGTTCATTCTCGTCGCTGGTGATCTGGTAGATAGCGGAGATATTGAAGAGCAGTGGTCGTGGTTTTTTAACAAACCGCAGGGGATATTGGCGAATATCCCGCTGGTTCCTTTGGTGGGCAACCACGAAAGTAGCGGCTATACGAACTTCAGCGCCCATTTTAACCTGCCGAATGGATCGAATACAGGTGCAAAACCGGATGGCTCTGTATATTCGCTAGACTATGGGCCAGCACATTTTATGGTTATGAATACCGAATATTATGGTGGCAGTTCCGATGCAGAGATTGCTGTGGTCTATAAGCAACAGGTGGAGTGGCTCCGCCGTGAAGTAGCAACCTCGGATAAGAAATGGAAGGTTGTTTTTCTGCACAAATCGCCTTATTCGGTCGCTCTCCATACACAAGATGCCGATGTACTATATTTCCGAGCGCAATTAACGAAGGTGTTTGATGAACTGGGGATTGATATGGTCATTAGCGGGCATGATCACACCTACTCCAGAAGCTACCAAATGTACAATAATAAGCCGTTGACGGATATTGTTCCAGATGCAAGGGGGACAGTAGTTAATCCCGCAGGTACTTTGTATTTGCTGACCAATGCAGCAGGCAATAAGAGATATACCATAGCCGACGGGACTTTCCCGTTTGCTGCTAAATATGGTCAGACGGACAAGGAGATGTTCACGGGTGTGACCGTTACGGACGAAGAGCTCTCCTTTCAAGCGTATACAACAACTACGAAAGGGACGACTGAGCTGTACGATCAGTATAGTATTCGCAAGACTACACCAACGAGGAAAGGAGGCTTCTGA
- a CDS encoding DUF4023 family protein yields the protein MDDTHKFVEKLHDTQKKDEKNRQKHDEPDNEKLPTKQHGTNK from the coding sequence ATGGACGATACTCATAAATTTGTAGAGAAATTACACGATACCCAAAAGAAAGATGAAAAAAATAGACAGAAGCATGATGAACCCGACAATGAAAAGCTCCCCACCAAGCAGCATGGGACGAATAAATAA